GTATCTAATTCATAAATATAAAATTCCCCCACGATTTTAGAGCAGGTTCTATAATCATAACTAATAAACATATCGGCTTGATAAGGAGTTTTATAATCAGTGCGTTGCGCGTTTAAGTAGGCTTTGTTTGTAAAATTTTGCCCATTAGGTGATATAAATTCAAAGCGTTGATAGCCACTTTTAATAGTAATTTTTGTGGGGGTAATGGAGCTACTTAAATCGGCTGTTAAATCAAGCGTTTTGCCATTAATGAGTGTCTCATTTGCATCACTGCTTAAGTGAATAAGACCTGTGTTGTCCGCCGCGTAACAAAATGGCATAAGCCATAAAGTGATGAAAAATAATAAATAACGCATATTAGCTTAGTATTTTATTAAAATTAATTAAATTATTCTTAGGTTAATAGCTAACTAAGTCAAGCAAGCGCTGATATAAGGCAATAAAAAACGAAACCTGTTAAAACGTTAATTTTTAACAGGTAAGAATAGTTAGTTGCGTACTATCTATTTAAAAGTGGCCAATTTTTTTAAGTTAATCGCTTGAGCATACGCTAGCATATCTTTACTTAAACTTTCTGAACCCGTGATAGTAATTAGAAATGTTTTATCAACAACCAGCATAACACTATCTTTTTTAATAATAGCTTGTTGCCCGTTGATCATTTGGATTTTGCCACCTTGGGAAGCTGCACCAAACATTGGGTTGGTTAATAAACCCATAACGCTTTGTAGCATGGGCGAGTCTGATACAATTTCAATGCTTAAGGTTTGCCCATCTTTGTGGTAATTACGTTTAATCGTCGAACCACCGCCGAACATAGCCGAGCCGACACTGGAGGATTCGGGTGCATCTGCGGTCCAACCTTTCAACGGTGCGGGTAGGACGCCTTCCATTGCTGTGGCGCGTTGCTGACGTACCAATTGTGTGGCTAATTCTAGTTGTGAAATCGCTTGTTGGCTTTGTCCGTCTTTGTAAGCGCTCAAGGCTTTGTCGATTGCATCGGTGACATCATCCGCATAACTGGGGTTTAGCCAAGTCAGCGCACCTGCTATCAATAGGGCAGAATATAAGGTTTTAGTTTTCATAGGATTCCCTCGCTTTACTAATACTATACGCTGGACATTGTAAGCAAGTCTAATTTTGTTTAATAAACGGTTGGTTATTTATTGCTAATTTTGTTTAATAAAAACCTTGTTTGTTATATTAATATTTTGTTGCTTATTAAACAGCGTTGGGTTATTGATTAATATCATCCGATTCATAAAAAACAGTCAGATAATGATAGTTGCTTTTATATAATCTTAATTATAACGATGGGAGTATTATTATGGTTACGACAGTTTTACGCTTTACAGTTCTAATGGCACTGTGTTTAGTAATACCTGCGCAGGCGCGTGAAGCTTGGGTTGCGCATCCACCCGCTAAAGTATTGGAGAGTCCACAGGGTGCGGTGTTATGCCGTATTAGTAAAGCTCAGACTATTTCCATTATTGGGCAAGACGGGGCTTATTATGTTACGGATGTATGCGGTGCAACGGGCTTGATTCACGGTGCTGAATTGGCGTTTGAACCCGCGCGTGCGGACAGTAGTTCGGTGCATGATTTAGGCAACTCATTAGTGGAAAAAGTACGGGCTTCTCGACGCACGCATGTCTATCAAGGGACATGGGAGGGCATTCCAGCGTCTATGTATCTTGAATGGGAGGATTATCAAAGCGAGGGCGGGCGGGTGCGCGGCTTTATTCAATCCAGCGGCGGTTCGGTAATGGAAACCTTTAAAGGTGAAAACTATGCTTTCCGGAAGATACGTTTGCGTTTAGATGATGGGCGTTCGTTGTATTTATACGCGACCGTGGATAAAGATATTAAAACGTGGCATGGCGATAATTTGAAGTTTTCGCATAAATATAAATAGCGAGCGTTACTAGTTAACCACACAATTCCATTAGTGACAATCGGCTTAATCTACAGGCTAGAGGCGTTTCTTCTATAGTGTTAGGAAGTAGCGAAGCAGTAGAGTGTGCAAAGGATAATGCCATGATGAAAGCCATTAGTTATGCGGAGTTCGGTGATCCCGCTCATGTGTTACACACGATTGAATTGCCCGTGCCTGTACCCAATCCGCATGAGGTGCGGGTACGTATGCGTTATGCGCCGATTCATAATCATGATTTGTGGACGATTTGCGGCTCTTACGGTTATAAGCCGCCGTTGCCCTCATTAGCAGGTTCGGAAGGCTTAGGCATTATTGAGGAAATCGGCGAAAAGGTGGGGCATTTGCAAGTGGGGCAGCGCGTGGTGGCGTCTGGTATTCAAGGCACATGGGCTGATTATTTTATTGCCCCAGCGGCTCAAGTTGTGCCCTTACCAAATAGCATTCCAGACGAAGTAGGCGCGCAATTGATTGCTATGCCCTTAAGTACCCGTATGTTATTGCAATTTCTAGATGTCAAAGCAGGCGACTGGATTGTACAGAATGCCGCGAATGGCGCAGTAGGTAAAACCTTGGCAATGTTGGCTAAAGCGCATGGCGTGAATACTGTAAATTTAGTGCGGCGTGAAGAGGTCATACCTGAATTAAGCGAGTTGGGCATTGAAAACGTGGTAGCAATGACCCAACCCGGTTGGCAAAGTCAAGTAAAAGCCCTAACCGATGGGCAACCGATTGTACGAGCAATCGATTCAATCAGCGGACAAGCTGCGCGGGATTTGCTGGATTTATTAAGTATTGGCGCGGTATTTGTGTCGTTTGGCGCAGCAAAGCGCGAGCCTATTCCGGTTTTAGCTGACGATTTGATTTTTCGCCGGATTAGCTTAAAAGGCTTTTGGGGGGCGCAGGTTAGTAAGGAAATTGACGCTTCGACTAAAAAAGCTATGTTGAATGAGCTGCTGCATTTGGCCAGTACGGGCGATTTACAATTGCCGGTAGATGCGATCTTTTCGCTAGAGCACATTCCGCAAGCTATGGCCGCGCAAAATGCACCTAATCGTAATGGTAAGGTGCTGTTTAAACCGTAACCATTAGCGACTGGGAATATGTAGCTTTAAATAAGCATAGGCTTCTTGGCATTTCTGAAATTCTAAGGTTTTTTGCGCAATGACTGCCGCAGGTTTGCTTTGATGGCGGTCGGGGTGTAATTCACTGCGTTTTTTCTTCCACGCTTTTTCTAGAGCTAACGCTGTCCAATGATCACCAGATAGATTTAATAAATGTTGGTATTGCAACCGCAACCGCCGTTCACCTTGCATTTCGGTTTGCTGGCTATTGGCTTGTTCCTGCTGTGAGTGCGACTGTTGTTTAGATTGTTGCTGTTTCTTTTGTTCATGTGTGCGGCTATCACTTTGCCCTGTGGTACTTTGCTGTTGCTTATAATCCTGCCAATCATATTCTTTATGCGTTTTTGTACGTTCGTTGCCTTGATTTTTGGTTTTATGCTCGTATTGCGAGAAGCTGTTATTGCTTCTTAACAGCATATAATAATGAATATTTTGAATGACTTGGCGTATATACTGAAACACGGCTGCAATAAAATCATAAATTTCTAAAGAATAGACGGCAAAAATGCCCATCATTAACCAAGCAAAGTGAAATGGCTTAAAAATAAAGTGAAAAATCAACACCATGACTAAGCCAATAACGAAAAAATAGTTATACAGCGCGGCCAGCATACAGCCACGTTGTTCAAGGCGTTTTCTTAGTTTTAAACCTAAACCGCTTGCAATACCAAATAAGAAGTAAATAAATGCGGGGGATTGGAGCAATGCCATAGTTATTTGGGGTTAGTCATCGAGCTGCAAGTAATAGCATAAAATCAGGCTAAATACGTAATAGCAATTAGGCTTAACCCAGAATCAGTTGCTGAACAACCTAAACCTAATAAAGTAGCCAGCGAACCGTGACCTTAGGCTTTAACTCGGTGAGCAAAGCCTAAGGTATTCGTTTATTTACGTAATTGTTCAGTCCATAGTTTTAAAGCGCTGAGTTGTTCGCGAATTAAACCTTGTACGTGGCTATCCACTACATTGCTATCGGCATCAAATGTATTAGCAAATGCATTGCAGAAGACTTCCGGTTTATTCAGGGGGCGCAAATCCACATACACACAAACTTGGCGTAAATGATATTGAGCGCGAGATGTACCCATACCGCCACCAGCGCCGAGAATAGCCGTGGCTTTGCCTGCCAATGCCGCATTATTCGGTTCACGTGATGCCCAGTCCAAGGCATTTTTCAACGCGGGGGCTATCGAATAGTTGTATTCGGGGCAAGCTAGCAATAAGGCATCGGCTTGTGCGATTTGTTGAAGCAAAGTTTTAACCGCTTCGGGTTTCTCCGTTAAATCTTGGTTAAAAAACGGGATTTGCGATAAATCCGCAATTTCAATGCTCATCCCTTGCGGGGCATGGGCTTGCGCATAACGCAGTAAACCAGTGTTAGTTGATTTAGCGCGTAAACTGCCGCTAATGCCCAAGACTCGAATCGTGCTCATAGCTTATCTCTCTTATTTGTGTGTGGTTTAGGCTAATTTGCCCATTTTACCTTGGCGGTAATCTTGAATCGCCTGTTGGATTTCACTGCTAGTATTCATAACAAACGGGCCGTGTCCCACAATCGGTTCATTAATCGGCTGACCGCTTAAAATCAACAGTTTGCTATCACTTAAACTACGTAAGCGTACTTGCTCGCCTGCTAAACTAAAAATACCCGTCTGTGCACTGCGTAAAATAGACTGGTCATCCACCTGAACTTCACCGGCTAATACCAACACAATAAACGAATCACCGTTGGGCACTTGTACCTGCCAATCCGCACCTTGGTTTAAACGCACATCCCACACCTGCATCCACGTATGAGTTAACGCTGCGCCGTGCGCACCTTGGAACTCGCCCGCAATCACGCGTACTGTACCTTGCTCATTAGCGAGGCTGACGTTGGCGATGCTGTCAGCGGTTAAGGCTTGATAGCGCGGTGCAGTCATTTTGGCTTTTGCTGGTAAATTGACCCACAGTTGCACCACTTCAAATACACCGCCGTTTTGCGCAAAGTTACGTGAATGAAACTCTTCATGCACGACGCCACTTCCGGCTGTCATCCATTGCACATCGCCCGCGCCAATCGTGCCGCCAGCACCTGAAGAATCACGATGTGTGACCTCGCCGCTATACACAATCGTTACGGTTTCAAAGCCACGATGAGGATGTTCACCCACACCTAACTGGCGCTCGGTGGGCGCAAAGTGATGCGGACCTGCATAATCCAATAACAGAAAGGGGCTTTGCATTAAATCGCTACCCGTGCCATAAGCCAATAAGGTACGCACGGGAAAACCGTCGCCAACCCAATGCTGACTGATAACGGGCGGCATGCGTTGTAACGTTTTAAATGACTGAGACATGGTTTGAATCTCCCGGTTATTTTGTATGAATGAAGTATAATTGTTTTAAAAATGGTGATTAAGCTGCTTAGTTAGAAAAGACTTTTGCAAAAATGGAATAATTGGCAGAGAGGCAAACCGCATGCAATGGTTAAGTGATATGGCGTTATTTGTAGAAGTTGCTAAGACTCGCAGCTTTACCAAAGCCGCAAATAATTTAGCAATGCCCACCTCCACGTTGTCACGGCGCATTAGTCAATTAGAGCAACATTTGGGCTTACGGCTATTAAATCGCAGTACACGCAGTCTTGAGCTAACCGAAGCAGGGCAACAATATTATGAGCGTGGTCAATGGATTGTAAGTGAAGCCCAAGCCGCGCAAGAAGATATTATGCGTTTGAATAAGTCACCATCGGGCTTGATTCGTTTATCGTTGGCGGTGGATTTTGGTATGTATTATATCGCGCCCTTAGTCGCAGCTTTTACCCAACGCTACCCTTTAATTCGGTTTGATCTGGATTTGTCAGCACGGCGTGCCGATTTACTAAGCGAGCCTGTGGATATGGCTATTCGCATGGGCGAGTTAGCCGATTCCAGCCTTTATGCACGTTTAATTGCGCATGTGCCGTTAGGTTTATACGCAGCCCCCGCTTATTTAGCCCAATACGGCACACCCCAACAACCCGACGACTTACAGCACCATCAATGCATTGACTTTAAAACTAACGATGGCAAAAGTGTTTGGCATTTAAGCCAACGTCAGCAACACTATGAATTTAGTGTTAATGCCGCGATTCGCTTAAACAATATGGGCATGGCGCAACAACTGGCTTGCATGGGCTTAGGTATTTGTTTATTGGGCAAGCAAGTTGCTGCACCAGAAGTCCAACGTGGGCAACTCGTACCCGTCTTAAGTGACTGGCAATTACCCTTAGTTCCCGCCTATGCGTTAACTACCACGCGTTTACTACCGCAACGCTTAAGGCTATGGCTGGATTTTTTAGCAGAAGGCTTAACTAGTTAAGCTTTATTTAATAGAGAAAATAACCTAATGAAAATGATTTGGCTCTGTTTAATAAGTTTGTATGGCTGGGGTTTAAATGGGTGGGCAGATGAAACATGGGTTGGCACTATTGGCAATAAAGCCATTGTAGTTTGTATGGTAGACAACCAACCTAGGCAATATTTCTACCAAACCTATCAAACATCCATTAGTTTAATGAATGTGGCGGATAGTAATACCTTGCAAGAAACGCCCTTATTTAATAGCGAACCTATTTATGGTTATTGGCAAATTAATTCACAAACTTCTACTCAGTTAAAAGGCATTTGGCAAGATGCTAAGCATGAAAACAGTCAAACTATTAACTTAAGCTTGTTGTCTAAAGGGGAGAGCGCACCACTGCTTTATTATAATTCAGATGGTTGTAAGAATAATAGCTATTACAGTTTTTTAACCAAAAATCTCAACATTAAACTAAAACCGCAACTATTTAATAAACAATCGTATCAAGCAATTCATGCGGAGAATGTAACTGGTTTTCAGTTAAGTAACAATTATTCAAAAGCACAACAAGCAATTAATCGCTATAGCAAACAAGTCTTTGACGATAGTTTTCGTATTCAGCATGATTGTGCTCAAGAAATTAGTTTTTCATTAAAGCCCATTTATTGGTCGAAACAATGGTTAGTCTTACGCCATCAATCGAGTATTTTTAATTGTGCAGGTTCAAGTTATAGTCAAATCATGGATGAAAAAATTACCTTTAATTATCAGACTGGCAAAATGGTTAAAACCTATCAGTGGTTAAATGGTTGGCAAAAAGAACCATTTTTTCACAATAAAGACACCCTGAAACCCTTAATTGAAGTGACTCGTCGGTTTGAACCTAAATCAAATACAGACTCAGTAGGTAGTTGTCGCTCTGAATTTAGTAATTTTAGTCCGCCTTATTTGACCACAAAAGGGCTAGCGTTTGATATGTCCTACAGTGATATATGTAAACCGTCTAATAATACGGTAATCGTCCCCAAGACAGTACTTAAACCTTTTCTAACCAAAGCAGGACTTGTGGCCATGGACGATTTAAACTAACGCTATTTACGCTAAGGAAGTTTACGATGTTGCATTTGGCTAACCCCAATCTGTTACGCCAGCAGTGTTATTTAAATGGCGTTTGGGTGGATTCGGATGCTGGGCAGACTTTGCCAGTAACAAACCCTGCGACCGGCGAGGTGATTACTAAGGTCGCGCATTGTTCAGCAACACAAACCGCATTGGCGATTGACGGCGCGGTATTGGCACAAGCAGCGTGGCGTAAGCGTACAGCGGCGGAGCGTAGCAAAATCCTGCAAGCTTGGTATCAGTTGATCATGGCGAACCAAGACGACTTAGCGCAGATTATGACCGCCGAACAAGGTAAGCCTTTAGCCGAAGCACGTGGCGAAATTGCGTATGCGGCGGCGTTTATTCAGTGGTTTGCGGAGGAAGGCAAGCGCGTATATGGCGATGTGATTCCGTCGCCCAGCGCCAATAGCCGCATCGTGGTCATTAAAGAGCCGGTTGGGGTATGCGCTGCGATTACGCCTTGGAATTTTCCAGCAGCCATGATTACGCGTAAAGCTGCGCCTGCTTTAGCGGTGGGCTGTGCCATGAGTGTGAAGCCAGCCGAACAAACGCCTTTATCCGCCTTAGCCTTAGCTTATTTAGCGGAGCAAGCGGGCGTGCCTGCGGGGATTTTTAGTGTGATTGTTGGTGAGGCCAAGGAAATCGGGGGCGTGTTAACCGCTAGCGATAAAGTGCGTAAGTTAAGCTTTACAGGTTCAACCGAAGTCGGGCGTTTACTCATGCAGCAATGTGCACCGACCTTGAAAAAGCTGTCTTTAGAATTGGGCGGCAATGCGCCGTTTATTGTGTTTGATGATGCTGATTTGGAGGCAGCGGTGGCGGGGGCAGTGGCGTCTAAATATCGCAATGCCGGACAAACCTGCGTGTGTACCAATCGTTTCTTAGTGCAAAGTGGTATTTATGATGAATTTGCCCAGCGTTTAAGCCAAGCGGTGGCGCAACTGAAAGTAGGCAATGGCGTAGACACAGGCGTTACGCAAGGCCCGTTGATTGATGAAGCTGCATTATGCAAAGTGGAAGCATTAGTGGCGGATGCGGTAAGTAAAGGGGCAACGGTTGTCGGTGGGGGGGAACGTAGCACATTAGGCGGCACGTTCTATACACCCACCGTCTTAACCCATGTGTTACCGGAGATGCGGGTCGCCAAGGAAGAAATCTTTGGCCCGGTTGCCCCCTTATTTAAATTTGAAACGGAAGCCGATGCCATCCAAATGGCGAATGATACGGAATACGGTTTAGCCGCTTATTTTTATTCGCGGGATATTGGGCGCGTGTGGCGGGTGGCAGAAGCATTGGAATACGGCATGATCGGTATTAATAATGGCTTGATTTCCACCGAAGTCGCGCCCTTCGGTGGGGTAAAACACTCAGGTTTAGGGCGCGAAGGGTCTAAATATGGCATTGAAGAATATTTAGAAATCAAATATTTAAATATTGGCGGATTATAAGCCAAGTCTTACGCGGGCAATTCACTGCGGGTAAGTTGCCCATTTTTTTGTAAGACAAATACCGAAAAATCCCGCGCCATTTGCACATTACCGACATACACCGCTTGCGCTTCGCGTTGCAAATCCCACAACGATGGCGATTCGTCCTTATCACCGCGATAACGCGCACTGAAATGCGTTAAAATTAAATGCGGTAAGCTCAGCGTTTGCGCAAATTCAGCCACTCGTTGTGCGGTGCAATGCTGCGGGTGTGTGCCTACTTTTGCTGCAATATCTTCGGTATAAGTTGCCTCGTGAATTAAAACCTCTGCCGAATGCGCCACATCCGCTAATAAACGCGGCGTGTCATTATCGCCTGCAATGATAATTCGCCGTGCTTTACGCGGCGCTTGTAAATAATCCGCTGCGATTAGCACACGCCCATCTGGCAAGTTGACCGTTTGCCCTTGCTGTAGCTGCCCCCAAATCGCACCCGGCGCGATACCTGCTTGCTTTAATTTAGCGGTATCTAATTTATGTTCCACCGCTTTTTCGGTAAAGGTAAACGCAAACGAGGGCACACGATGCGAAAGTTCGGTAATACTTAAATCAAATAACAAATCGGGTAATGCATGCGGCTCGTCAATCGCCACAAACTGAAGTTCATAACTCAACCACAGTTGCGTAGTGGCTTGCATAGTGGCAATAAATGTTTGAATCGCACGCGGCGCAAGCAAATATAAAGGGGCAGTTCGCCCCGCCAAGGCGGCACTCGCCAATAAACCCGGCAGGCCATAACAATGATCGCCGTGCACATGCGTAATACAAATCGCTTGTAGATTTAACAAGGACAACGGCGTTTTTAATAATTGATGCTGCGTGCCTTCACCACAATCCACCAAACACCACGCTTTATCCTGCGTTGAACCTATCGCAATGCCTGAAACATTACGATCCCGCGTAGGTGTGCCAGAGGATGTGCCTAAGAATATAACTTGCATAATTTACTCATTGCTAGACGCAAGTTTGCCATAGTAATTCTTAATATTAGGATTTGCACCCTTTGCTATTAATAAATCGACTAAGGTTTGGTCATGTTTACGATAAGCGTTAAATAGTACGGTTTCGCCCAAGCTATCTCTTAAATTAGGGTTAGCGTTATAGGCCAAGAGTGTTTTAACGACCTCTAAATCGGCTAAATCATAATCTGTTTTATTGATAACGATAGCCAGCGCATTGGTGTCAATATTATCTTGAGTATTGGGGTTAATACCTGATTTTAATAAAGGTAGCACCCAGTCTAGGTTTGTATTATTTTGATATAAGCTGTAATGCAGTGGCGTTCTACCATTCATGTCGCGTGCATTAATTGCCACTTGATGTTGCTGCAATTTTTCGATTAATGTTTGACGGGTAGTTTGTAGATTTGCTTGGTCAGTTACCACCGTAGCATTACCTTCTACTAATAAATGAATTAGGGATTGTTGTTTTTTATTTAAAATATTAGCTTGTACCCCCTGTGCCAGTAGCCAATCTATTAAGTCGTAATTATCTTGGATTTTGCGCACTGCTAAAAATAGAACATTTTCGCCATTATCATTTAAAGCATTTAAATCTGCACCTTTATTTTTTAAAGCGGTTAAAATTTTGATTTTATCAGAGTAGGCAATAGCTTGATTATCTACTATATACATAGGCAAACTAAAACCTGCTTGATTCGTGCCAGATGTTTTTAAAACATTAGGTTCAGCTCCCTTTTCTAATAGGTATAGCAGCACTTTAAATTTATTGTGGCGTACTGAGGTGTTTAAAATGGTTTCGCCGTAGTTATTACGCGCATTAATATCTAAGCCTTTATCTAAGAAAGTTTGTAGATATTCTGTAACATTACGCTCTGGATAGTCAGCCCGTACTACTTGGAATAAAGCCGTTTCCCCTTCTTTATTGGTTTTCCGAATATCAACGCCCTTGCTTATAACGTGTTGCCCCATTTCATAGATTGGAATGCCTAAGTGTAAAAGCGTATTGCCTGATTTATCAACCGCGTTTATATCAGCACCTTGTGCAATTAAATAATCTATCACTGCTAAGCGTTCATTGAGTTGTTGTTTAAAGGGATCATCGCTTTTATGCACATAAAACCAAGTGGTATATAATAACGGAGTACGTCCACGCTTATCCTGTGCTTTTAAACTGGCTTTATGCTCAACTAAGAGTTTAATAGTGGGTAAATAAGCTTGCTGCACGGCATATAATAACGGAGTATGCTGATATTGATCGACTAATTCAGTGTTAATTCCCTTGTCTAATAATAGTTTAACTAAGTTATTATTATGTTGCTCTAATGCATAATGTAATAAACTTTTGCCAGTTTTATCTTGTTGATTAATAGACAATGGCAAGTGTGCTTTGCTGGCTGCTTGTAATAATGTATCAACGGTTAGGCTATTATTCGTTTTAACAGCCAACATCAATGCATCTTGCTGTTGTAAATTTTGTAAATTTGGATTTGCACCTTGTGCCATTAATAAAGTGATGGCTGCTTGCGCATTTGCCTTAATTGCGAAATGCAAAGGTGTTTCGCAGTTTTGATTAAGAATATCTATTGGGTGATTTGCACTCAGTAAATATTGAATATAAGAATTTGCATTAGCTTGGGC
This DNA window, taken from Candidatus Thiocaldithrix dubininis, encodes the following:
- a CDS encoding pirin family protein yields the protein MSQSFKTLQRMPPVISQHWVGDGFPVRTLLAYGTGSDLMQSPFLLLDYAGPHHFAPTERQLGVGEHPHRGFETVTIVYSGEVTHRDSSGAGGTIGAGDVQWMTAGSGVVHEEFHSRNFAQNGGVFEVVQLWVNLPAKAKMTAPRYQALTADSIANVSLANEQGTVRVIAGEFQGAHGAALTHTWMQVWDVRLNQGADWQVQVPNGDSFIVLVLAGEVQVDDQSILRSAQTGIFSLAGEQVRLRSLSDSKLLILSGQPINEPIVGHGPFVMNTSSEIQQAIQDYRQGKMGKLA
- a CDS encoding zinc-binding dehydrogenase, with amino-acid sequence MMKAISYAEFGDPAHVLHTIELPVPVPNPHEVRVRMRYAPIHNHDLWTICGSYGYKPPLPSLAGSEGLGIIEEIGEKVGHLQVGQRVVASGIQGTWADYFIAPAAQVVPLPNSIPDEVGAQLIAMPLSTRMLLQFLDVKAGDWIVQNAANGAVGKTLAMLAKAHGVNTVNLVRREEVIPELSELGIENVVAMTQPGWQSQVKALTDGQPIVRAIDSISGQAARDLLDLLSIGAVFVSFGAAKREPIPVLADDLIFRRISLKGFWGAQVSKEIDASTKKAMLNELLHLASTGDLQLPVDAIFSLEHIPQAMAAQNAPNRNGKVLFKP
- a CDS encoding NADPH-dependent FMN reductase, whose product is MSTIRVLGISGSLRAKSTNTGLLRYAQAHAPQGMSIEIADLSQIPFFNQDLTEKPEAVKTLLQQIAQADALLLACPEYNYSIAPALKNALDWASREPNNAALAGKATAILGAGGGMGTSRAQYHLRQVCVYVDLRPLNKPEVFCNAFANTFDADSNVVDSHVQGLIREQLSALKLWTEQLRK
- a CDS encoding LysR family transcriptional regulator, whose product is MQWLSDMALFVEVAKTRSFTKAANNLAMPTSTLSRRISQLEQHLGLRLLNRSTRSLELTEAGQQYYERGQWIVSEAQAAQEDIMRLNKSPSGLIRLSLAVDFGMYYIAPLVAAFTQRYPLIRFDLDLSARRADLLSEPVDMAIRMGELADSSLYARLIAHVPLGLYAAPAYLAQYGTPQQPDDLQHHQCIDFKTNDGKSVWHLSQRQQHYEFSVNAAIRLNNMGMAQQLACMGLGICLLGKQVAAPEVQRGQLVPVLSDWQLPLVPAYALTTTRLLPQRLRLWLDFLAEGLTS
- a CDS encoding NAD-dependent succinate-semialdehyde dehydrogenase; its protein translation is MLHLANPNLLRQQCYLNGVWVDSDAGQTLPVTNPATGEVITKVAHCSATQTALAIDGAVLAQAAWRKRTAAERSKILQAWYQLIMANQDDLAQIMTAEQGKPLAEARGEIAYAAAFIQWFAEEGKRVYGDVIPSPSANSRIVVIKEPVGVCAAITPWNFPAAMITRKAAPALAVGCAMSVKPAEQTPLSALALAYLAEQAGVPAGIFSVIVGEAKEIGGVLTASDKVRKLSFTGSTEVGRLLMQQCAPTLKKLSLELGGNAPFIVFDDADLEAAVAGAVASKYRNAGQTCVCTNRFLVQSGIYDEFAQRLSQAVAQLKVGNGVDTGVTQGPLIDEAALCKVEALVADAVSKGATVVGGGERSTLGGTFYTPTVLTHVLPEMRVAKEEIFGPVAPLFKFETEADAIQMANDTEYGLAAYFYSRDIGRVWRVAEALEYGMIGINNGLISTEVAPFGGVKHSGLGREGSKYGIEEYLEIKYLNIGGL
- a CDS encoding MBL fold metallo-hydrolase yields the protein MQVIFLGTSSGTPTRDRNVSGIAIGSTQDKAWCLVDCGEGTQHQLLKTPLSLLNLQAICITHVHGDHCYGLPGLLASAALAGRTAPLYLLAPRAIQTFIATMQATTQLWLSYELQFVAIDEPHALPDLLFDLSITELSHRVPSFAFTFTEKAVEHKLDTAKLKQAGIAPGAIWGQLQQGQTVNLPDGRVLIAADYLQAPRKARRIIIAGDNDTPRLLADVAHSAEVLIHEATYTEDIAAKVGTHPQHCTAQRVAEFAQTLSLPHLILTHFSARYRGDKDESPSLWDLQREAQAVYVGNVQMARDFSVFVLQKNGQLTRSELPA